One window of the Chryseotalea sp. WA131a genome contains the following:
- the gcvH gene encoding glycine cleavage system protein GcvH — translation MKIPDSLKYTKDHEWIKVEGNVATIGITDFAQSELGDIVYIDINTVGQEVGQHDVFGTVEAVKTVSDLFMPIAGKVIEFNKSLDTAPEKVNSDPYGDGWMVKIEIKDVAEVTALLNATQYKELIGK, via the coding sequence ATGAAGATACCCGATTCACTCAAATACACGAAAGACCACGAATGGATAAAAGTTGAAGGCAATGTAGCCACCATTGGCATCACTGATTTCGCGCAAAGCGAACTGGGCGACATTGTTTATATAGACATCAATACGGTTGGACAAGAAGTGGGGCAGCACGATGTGTTTGGAACCGTGGAAGCGGTGAAGACGGTTTCTGATTTGTTTATGCCAATAGCCGGCAAGGTGATTGAGTTCAACAAATCATTGGATACCGCGCCTGAAAAAGTAAACAGCGATCCGTATGGCGATGGATGGATGGTAAAAATCGAAATCAAAGATGTAGCCGAAGTAACTGCTTTGTTGAACGCCACACAATACAAGGAACTTATAGGCAAGTAA
- the lipA gene encoding lipoyl synthase — MIELPTISPEQTKRRKPDWLRVKLPIGPEYAKVRKLVDDNKLHTICESGNCPNMGECWGAGTATFMILGNVCTRSCTFCAVATGRPTEYDTDEPRRVAESIKKMGVKHAVITSVNRDELKDRGAEVWYQTVIQTKSLSPSTTIETLIPDTKGNWDALYRMIDGGQEVVSHNMETVGRLYRMVRPQAKYERSLEQIKRTREAGKRTKSGIMLGIGEAKEELYKAMDDLVENGLMILTLGQYLQPTKMHLEVAEFIHPDTFALYKEEGLKRGLKYVESGPLVRSSYHAERHVNVPF, encoded by the coding sequence ATGATCGAACTTCCTACAATATCACCAGAGCAAACCAAAAGACGCAAGCCCGATTGGCTGCGCGTAAAGTTGCCGATTGGACCCGAATATGCCAAGGTGCGAAAGTTGGTGGACGACAATAAACTTCACACTATTTGCGAAAGTGGTAATTGCCCTAACATGGGCGAATGCTGGGGAGCAGGCACGGCTACTTTTATGATTTTAGGTAATGTGTGTACGCGCAGTTGTACTTTTTGTGCCGTTGCCACGGGAAGGCCTACCGAGTACGATACGGATGAACCAAGGCGTGTGGCCGAATCGATCAAGAAGATGGGTGTTAAGCATGCGGTGATCACAAGCGTGAACCGTGATGAATTGAAAGACCGTGGCGCAGAAGTATGGTACCAAACCGTAATTCAAACAAAATCCCTTAGTCCTTCAACAACTATTGAAACACTAATACCGGATACCAAAGGAAATTGGGACGCACTCTATCGCATGATCGATGGCGGCCAAGAAGTGGTTTCGCACAATATGGAAACAGTGGGGCGATTGTACCGCATGGTGCGACCCCAAGCAAAATACGAACGCAGCTTGGAGCAAATCAAAAGAACCCGCGAAGCCGGAAAACGCACCAAGTCTGGTATTATGTTAGGCATAGGCGAAGCCAAAGAAGAGCTTTACAAAGCCATGGACGACTTGGTTGAAAATGGATTGATGATTTTAACACTTGGCCAATATTTGCAGCCCACCAAAATGCACTTGGAAGTAGCTGAATTTATCCACCCTGATACATTTGCCCTTTACAAAGAAGAGGGCTTAAAACGCGGATTGAAATATGTGGAATCAGGCCCGCTGGTGCGATCTTCCTATCATGCCGAGCGGCATGTGAACGTGCCGTTTTAA
- a CDS encoding DUF4837 family protein — MKHLLWLVLSVLLFSCDDKPGENLTNATGMSGDVYLIMDSTQYRGPLGQLLDSVFRAEAQVINRSEPIFKMRWVDPRKLNYTLKLRRNLIYAVTLDQGRRSQNLLTPESINRIKTDTSFFFSALKNQYARGQETFFLVGATEAALMKKIRKNAPRLVSILDKSEQERLTAQIYKSGQLKGLTETLKKKWNIDFKIPYGYELVIDTDEFIWVRQFNKKDDRDIFIYRTPYTNQKQFERDSLINLRNRICQKYLFGDPEKSYSYLVTEMSVPSKQAQIYTSQLNGKFASQMRGLWKTNSLSMGGPFISYTVADTKQGMLYYVEGFVYAPSREQREIMREVETILNSFTIGK; from the coding sequence ATGAAACATCTACTTTGGTTAGTGCTGTCAGTGCTATTGTTTTCTTGTGATGATAAACCTGGCGAAAACCTTACCAACGCCACGGGCATGTCCGGAGATGTTTATTTGATTATGGACTCCACCCAATACCGTGGGCCACTAGGTCAATTGTTGGATTCCGTGTTTAGGGCAGAGGCACAGGTAATCAATCGGTCTGAGCCAATTTTTAAAATGCGATGGGTTGATCCACGCAAATTAAATTACACCTTAAAATTGAGGAGAAATTTGATCTATGCCGTTACGCTTGATCAAGGTCGAAGAAGTCAAAACCTGTTGACTCCAGAATCCATCAATCGAATTAAAACTGATACTTCCTTTTTCTTTTCGGCCTTAAAAAATCAATATGCACGTGGACAGGAAACTTTCTTTTTGGTGGGCGCCACGGAGGCTGCACTAATGAAAAAAATAAGAAAGAATGCACCTAGGCTTGTTTCAATTTTAGATAAATCCGAGCAAGAGCGGCTCACGGCTCAGATCTATAAATCAGGACAGCTCAAAGGCCTCACCGAAACTTTAAAGAAGAAATGGAACATTGACTTTAAAATTCCATATGGTTATGAATTGGTAATAGACACCGATGAGTTTATATGGGTTCGCCAGTTTAATAAAAAAGACGATCGCGATATTTTTATTTATCGCACACCTTATACCAATCAAAAGCAATTTGAGCGCGATAGTTTGATTAATTTACGAAATAGGATTTGTCAAAAATATTTATTTGGCGATCCTGAAAAATCGTATTCGTATTTGGTGACCGAAATGAGCGTGCCTTCCAAACAGGCACAGATTTATACAAGCCAACTAAATGGAAAATTTGCCTCCCAAATGCGTGGCTTGTGGAAAACCAATAGTTTGAGTATGGGTGGGCCCTTTATCTCTTACACCGTAGCCGATACCAAACAAGGAATGCTTTATTATGTAGAAGGCTTTGTGTATGCCCCCAGCCGTGAGCAACGCGAAATTATGCGCGAAGTGGAAACGATATTGAATAGCTTTACGATCGGCAAGTGA
- a CDS encoding LysM peptidoglycan-binding domain-containing protein produces the protein MRKFVICWALIVASGGLFAQEIDVKDTLPENDLIKPFDTIGSNFELPTDVEFIPANATPELVSDRLSCLQKDIELTYNKRVHGFIDYFTIRDREYTRMVQRRKDLYFPIFERKLKEYGLPDELKYLSIIESGLNPRATSRARAVGLWQFMSGTGHYMGLRNDWYIDERMDPEKATDAACRYLSMLYSMFNNWQLALAAYNSGPGTVRYAIRKSGYKKTFWEVFNYLPRETRSYVPQFIAIIYAMNYAPEHNLVEMAREQVPPHDTIRVNQFLNFATFAKLTGTTVEDMQLLNPHVLRNALPDNGQTHSLKIPVWSKNTLQQNRFSILDSASKIGKKELEQLAKTSSGSTYGREVQIYQVQSGDVLGSIAARFGVRVNDLKKWNALIGNTIRVGQRLNLWTYKPGTLAASRATPSIVFPSNSKTYTVQPGDTLWSISKKIPGGSVEKIKNMNNLKNNKLQPGQKLIIG, from the coding sequence ATGAGGAAATTTGTAATTTGTTGGGCTTTAATCGTTGCCTCGGGTGGTCTGTTTGCACAAGAAATTGATGTGAAAGACACCTTGCCGGAAAACGATTTGATTAAACCATTTGATACTATCGGCTCGAATTTTGAGCTGCCAACCGATGTTGAATTTATTCCAGCCAATGCCACGCCTGAATTGGTTTCGGATCGGTTGAGTTGCCTTCAAAAAGATATTGAGCTTACCTACAACAAACGCGTTCACGGTTTTATCGATTACTTTACCATTCGCGATCGGGAATACACCCGCATGGTGCAGCGCAGAAAAGATTTGTACTTCCCGATATTCGAGCGAAAACTAAAAGAATATGGCTTGCCGGACGAATTAAAATATTTATCCATTATTGAATCGGGCTTAAACCCCCGCGCCACTTCGCGCGCACGTGCAGTTGGTTTATGGCAATTTATGTCGGGCACGGGGCATTACATGGGGCTACGAAACGATTGGTACATAGATGAGCGAATGGATCCAGAGAAAGCAACCGATGCAGCTTGCCGCTATTTGTCGATGTTGTATTCAATGTTCAACAATTGGCAGTTGGCTTTGGCTGCATACAACTCAGGGCCTGGCACGGTGCGATATGCCATTCGAAAATCGGGTTACAAAAAGACTTTTTGGGAGGTGTTCAATTACCTGCCACGCGAAACGCGATCGTATGTTCCGCAATTCATTGCCATCATTTATGCTATGAATTATGCGCCCGAACACAACTTGGTTGAGATGGCGCGCGAACAAGTTCCTCCTCATGATACCATTCGGGTGAACCAGTTCCTGAACTTCGCCACCTTTGCCAAGCTGACGGGCACCACCGTGGAAGACATGCAGTTGTTGAATCCGCATGTGTTGCGAAATGCATTACCCGATAACGGACAAACCCATTCGTTGAAAATACCTGTTTGGTCGAAAAACACGTTGCAACAAAACAGATTTTCGATCTTAGATTCTGCTTCAAAAATTGGTAAAAAAGAATTGGAGCAATTGGCAAAAACTTCTTCTGGATCAACCTATGGAAGAGAAGTGCAAATCTACCAGGTGCAATCGGGCGATGTGTTAGGGTCTATTGCAGCGCGTTTTGGGGTGCGTGTAAACGATTTGAAAAAATGGAATGCCCTTATCGGAAATACCATTCGAGTTGGTCAACGATTAAATTTATGGACTTACAAACCTGGAACATTGGCAGCTTCGCGTGCTACGCCTTCGATTGTGTTTCCGTCCAATTCCAAAACCTATACCGTGCAGCCGGGCGACACGCTGTGGAGCATTTCTAAAAAAATTCCGGGTGGTTCGGTTGAAAAAATCAAGAACATGAACAATCTCAAAAACAACAAACTGCAACCTGGGCAGAAGTTGATCATTGGGTAA
- the sprA gene encoding cell surface protein SprA, which translates to MNPYYPSFRPPDRYGDPFSNYSTQSPLFLKNPKSFGTDLQIDTGFHYNIRERIGKLNFRPASSMSFREFSQQQDAQFRRQYWQTKSLALDGESAVSGRNLLPKLYVSPILDRIFGGSYVELVPKGFVTLDLGAQFQKTQNPSIPIRQQTNGGFEFDQQISMQVQGKVGEKLKVITNFDNNNSFDFQNNMKVEYTGFKEDLLKKLEIGNVSLPLNNSLIRGAQNLFGIKAQMQFGKMTVTAIASTQRGKQSSIKVPGNASGTTQGRPFEIVGSAYDENRHFFLAQFFRDNFEGWLSTLPQITSGINITRIEVYTINRQVDTQTNRDIVAFMDAGESDKIYRKDVFASNGGSSPLPASNAANNLFDKLKPISAVSDNINGILTGADFNLANGTDFEKITSARKLSASEFTFHNQLGYITLQRKLQNDEALAVAFEYTYLGQVYKVGELTEDYSNKDPKEVIYLKMLRPRKIAVKDNAGRILPTWQLMMKNIYSLNVSQLTRDGFQLRVIYRDDRTGIDNPQIQDGVVSRNRQLIQVLGLDRLNPYNDPQPDGNFDFVEGITVNPTNGLIIFPFLQPFNNPLRNLFKQENNDVLESTLVNKYLYDTLYNTTKAEAELVATKNKFFITGSFRAGAGKEIVIQGFNISQGSVKVFAGGTPLREGVDYSIDYTFGKVTILNEGYLSSGKDIEITYEQQDPFAFQTRSLLGTRFDYKLSDDINLGGTFLYYNERPLITRNLIGSEPARNIQYGLDFNMRKDSRILTKMVDALPFLQTKEKSTVTVNAEFAQLLPGTSNIIDGEGTSFIDDFENTITPYSLLAPQGWKLAAVPSRDFQFDPITNGSLNNIRAGDLRAKLAWYQVDNLFYREGGSFKPSNINKPDLDNHYTRPVLPQEIFPFRDAFVGNFYEPIFDVAYFPNERGPYNYNSNFQTDPINVRKNWGGITTAIRNEVDFDKANVEYVEFWMMNPFIQGTNGIVKAGNGDEKPNINGGKLIFHLGSISEDLVRDGKHGFENGLSKDGSLTGVQETPFGRVTSQQFVNNAFDSDPASRANQDVGADGLKNETERQFFSNIPNLDPNDPSSDDFKYFLGEEYDARDAKILERYKNINGLENNSPIVTAGQSFAQSGSPLPDNEDLNQDNTLSDLEEYYSYEMDLKPDPSQTQISSKYIVDKIKPEAFGGEVTWYQFRIPVRNFDTKVGDINGFKSIRYVRMILTDFQEPVVMRLANFRLVGNRWRRYTENLESPGLAKVPEQELEKFTVSAVNIEDNGQESEQKPGYVEPLRRDRDVTSVQQRRLNEQSVQLCVNGLPDGDARAVYKNVQLDFFNYGRIKMFISAHSGNSQTIPDNQLRAFLRLGTDFDKNYYEIELPLKITAPDTRRPEDVWPDQNQIDLDLNELYALKVQRDREGFDLAGQYPRGAPKFVGKHGISIVGRPDLAQVRLIMIGIRNPRSDDTKPYTVCMWANELRLTEFDQTAGWAGNIVVNAKLADLGNITGSYRYIGFGYGGVQSKIAERARGETNIFDISGSINVDKLLPPKAGLKIPMFFSYESNVISPNFDPANPDVRLAAALKSFNTERERDDYTRLIQDRTFRRSLNFTNVRKVKVNKDAKQHIYDFENFAFSYAYSEQTQTNFSLLTNIRSNVKGAVAWQYSPKFKGFEPLKELKLPKSLQFIKDFNFNPMPTQLSVRWELDRSYNEMTYRNSIRDPNQPLNQPNYQKFFVFNRFYNARWSLTKSLSLDYNATVNAIIDEPNGAIDTPEKRDSIVNNLKRLGRIKNFDQNITANYTLPFEKISATNFLGGEYRYNTGYNFRAGPLEKIDSLKLGNIIQNTRVQNFTGKIDMVKLYNKIGFLKNINTPPRPTAPPDKNKPAKPDTVRRPPDLKGLKFISRLLMSVRSINGTYQLNEGSILPGFTQTPKLLGMDQNWNSPGWGFILGEQDPNFAAKAARNGWLTQNSKLTNLFSQNQNEEITLRANLEPFNDLKIQLDARRTSNSSFQEIYRFSTDSGRYIGLSPSRSGSYRISFLSINTAFANNSSLVSDVFEQFKSNLTKMADRFKLVTGGKEYDSRSQDVLIPAFIAAYSGTSVDGTSLSPFPRIPLPNWRIDYTGLARLGGLKDLFQSVTINHAYTSSYSVVNYTNSMRYSQGNPQTDVNVNLSSSITDYNTGDNFAGQTSSGNLYIPVYVINQVMISETFAPLIGINARTKSKISLRFEYKTKRDISLSVSNAQVTEQLGKDWSFEMGFTKNNMKLPFKDQGRIITLKNDVTFLLNISLSNTQTIQRRLDDVATVTNGNINFQLRPNIRYQINKQLSLQAYAEHSTNEPLVTSSFPRSNTRVGFKLVFNL; encoded by the coding sequence ATCAATCCTTACTATCCTAGCTTTCGTCCGCCCGATCGGTATGGCGACCCCTTCTCAAATTACTCTACACAATCGCCACTCTTTCTTAAAAATCCAAAATCGTTTGGCACCGATTTGCAAATCGACACGGGGTTTCATTACAACATTCGTGAGCGCATCGGCAAATTGAATTTCCGGCCTGCCTCCTCCATGTCCTTTCGGGAATTTAGCCAGCAGCAAGATGCGCAGTTCAGAAGGCAATATTGGCAAACCAAAAGTTTAGCGCTAGATGGAGAAAGTGCCGTGAGCGGTCGAAATCTTTTGCCGAAGCTTTATGTGAGCCCCATCCTCGATCGCATTTTTGGTGGGAGCTACGTGGAACTGGTTCCAAAAGGATTTGTAACGCTTGATCTTGGCGCACAATTTCAAAAGACCCAAAACCCCAGCATACCCATCCGGCAGCAAACCAACGGAGGGTTTGAGTTCGATCAGCAAATCAGTATGCAAGTGCAAGGTAAGGTGGGCGAAAAATTAAAAGTGATCACCAACTTTGACAACAACAACTCATTCGATTTTCAAAACAACATGAAGGTGGAGTACACAGGTTTTAAAGAAGACCTGTTGAAAAAACTGGAAATCGGTAACGTGAGTTTGCCCCTGAACAATAGCCTGATACGCGGGGCACAAAATCTTTTTGGCATTAAAGCGCAAATGCAGTTTGGTAAGATGACAGTTACCGCCATTGCCAGCACGCAGCGCGGCAAGCAATCGTCCATTAAAGTTCCAGGCAATGCCAGTGGCACCACACAAGGAAGACCGTTCGAAATTGTGGGATCTGCCTACGATGAAAACCGTCACTTTTTTTTAGCACAGTTCTTTCGTGATAATTTTGAAGGCTGGCTAAGCACGCTGCCCCAGATTACTTCGGGCATAAATATTACACGCATTGAAGTCTATACCATCAATCGGCAAGTGGACACTCAAACCAATCGTGACATTGTTGCCTTTATGGATGCAGGTGAATCTGACAAGATCTACCGGAAAGATGTATTTGCCTCCAATGGTGGCAGTTCGCCTTTACCGGCTAGTAATGCAGCCAATAATTTATTCGATAAACTAAAGCCCATTTCGGCCGTGTCAGATAACATCAACGGTATATTAACAGGGGCTGACTTTAATTTAGCCAACGGCACCGACTTTGAAAAAATTACAAGTGCCCGCAAGCTTTCTGCTTCAGAGTTTACTTTCCACAATCAGTTAGGTTATATCACCTTGCAACGGAAACTGCAAAATGACGAGGCACTGGCCGTAGCGTTTGAATATACCTATCTAGGGCAAGTGTACAAGGTGGGCGAATTAACCGAAGATTATTCAAATAAAGATCCCAAAGAGGTCATCTATCTAAAAATGTTGCGCCCACGCAAAATTGCTGTGAAAGACAACGCAGGTAGAATTTTACCAACGTGGCAGTTGATGATGAAAAACATTTACAGCTTAAATGTGTCGCAATTAACACGCGATGGATTTCAACTGCGTGTGATCTACCGCGATGATAGAACAGGTATCGATAACCCACAAATTCAAGATGGGGTTGTCTCTAGAAATCGACAGCTCATACAGGTGTTGGGGCTAGATCGGTTGAACCCCTACAACGATCCGCAGCCCGATGGCAATTTTGATTTTGTGGAAGGCATAACCGTGAACCCTACCAATGGGTTGATTATTTTTCCTTTTCTGCAACCTTTCAATAATCCACTTCGCAATTTATTTAAGCAAGAAAACAATGATGTGTTAGAATCCACTCTTGTAAACAAATATCTCTACGACACCCTTTACAATACCACCAAGGCTGAAGCAGAATTGGTAGCCACTAAAAATAAATTTTTTATCACCGGATCTTTCCGAGCCGGTGCTGGAAAAGAAATTGTCATTCAGGGTTTTAACATCTCACAAGGTTCTGTAAAAGTTTTTGCGGGTGGCACGCCTTTGCGCGAAGGGGTGGATTACTCGATTGACTATACGTTTGGAAAAGTGACCATCCTTAACGAAGGATATTTGAGTTCCGGAAAAGATATTGAAATTACCTATGAGCAACAAGATCCCTTTGCATTTCAAACGCGATCGTTGCTGGGCACACGTTTCGATTATAAATTAAGCGATGATATAAATTTAGGCGGTACTTTTTTATACTACAACGAGCGCCCGTTGATAACGCGCAACCTGATTGGCTCCGAACCTGCGCGAAACATTCAATACGGGTTAGACTTTAACATGCGCAAAGATTCGCGCATCCTTACCAAAATGGTGGATGCCTTGCCGTTTTTACAAACAAAAGAAAAATCTACAGTAACGGTGAATGCCGAGTTTGCGCAGTTATTGCCCGGCACTTCAAACATCATTGATGGGGAAGGAACATCTTTTATTGACGACTTCGAAAACACCATTACACCGTATAGTTTGCTGGCGCCACAAGGGTGGAAGTTGGCCGCGGTACCTTCACGCGATTTTCAATTTGATCCAATAACAAACGGAAGTTTGAATAATATCCGGGCAGGTGACCTGCGTGCTAAGTTAGCCTGGTACCAAGTAGATAATTTGTTTTATCGAGAAGGGGGAAGTTTCAAACCGAGCAACATTAACAAACCAGATTTAGATAATCACTACACACGGCCCGTATTGCCGCAAGAAATTTTTCCGTTTCGCGATGCCTTTGTTGGAAATTTTTATGAACCCATTTTTGATGTGGCTTATTTTCCGAATGAGCGGGGCCCCTATAATTACAATTCAAATTTTCAAACCGATCCCATTAACGTACGGAAAAATTGGGGCGGCATTACTACCGCCATTCGCAACGAAGTAGATTTTGATAAGGCCAACGTGGAGTACGTGGAGTTTTGGATGATGAACCCCTTTATACAAGGAACGAATGGAATTGTAAAAGCAGGGAATGGGGATGAAAAGCCAAACATTAATGGAGGTAAATTGATTTTTCATTTGGGCAGTATATCCGAAGACTTAGTGCGCGATGGCAAGCATGGTTTTGAGAATGGATTGTCGAAAGACGGTTCGCTAACAGGTGTGCAAGAAACTCCTTTTGGCCGTGTCACCAGTCAGCAGTTTGTTAACAATGCGTTTGACAGTGACCCTGCTTCGCGGGCGAATCAAGATGTGGGGGCCGATGGTTTAAAAAATGAAACCGAAAGACAATTCTTTAGCAACATACCAAACTTAGACCCCAACGACCCTTCATCAGACGACTTCAAATATTTTTTAGGGGAAGAATATGATGCGCGAGATGCAAAAATCTTAGAGCGTTACAAAAACATCAATGGATTGGAAAACAACTCACCCATAGTTACGGCAGGCCAATCGTTTGCGCAATCAGGCAGCCCCTTGCCTGATAACGAAGACTTAAATCAAGATAATACACTCAGCGATCTGGAAGAATATTATTCGTATGAGATGGATCTAAAGCCAGATCCTAGTCAAACACAGATTAGTTCAAAATACATTGTTGATAAAATAAAACCAGAGGCCTTTGGAGGTGAAGTAACTTGGTACCAATTCCGCATACCAGTTCGCAATTTCGATACCAAGGTGGGCGATATCAATGGCTTTAAATCTATTCGCTATGTGCGCATGATTTTAACCGATTTTCAAGAACCTGTGGTGATGCGTTTGGCCAATTTTAGGTTGGTGGGCAATCGCTGGAGACGCTACACCGAAAATTTAGAGAGCCCGGGATTGGCCAAAGTGCCCGAACAAGAACTAGAAAAGTTTACCGTATCGGCAGTAAACATTGAAGACAACGGACAAGAAAGCGAACAAAAACCCGGTTATGTTGAGCCGCTAAGGCGAGATCGTGATGTGACTTCAGTGCAACAGCGAAGATTAAATGAACAGTCGGTGCAACTTTGTGTAAATGGTTTGCCCGATGGCGATGCACGAGCTGTGTACAAAAATGTGCAACTTGATTTTTTCAATTATGGGCGCATCAAAATGTTTATTAGTGCGCACAGCGGAAACTCTCAAACGATCCCTGATAATCAACTGCGGGCTTTTCTGCGTTTGGGTACCGATTTTGACAAAAACTACTACGAGATTGAGTTGCCTTTAAAAATCACCGCGCCCGATACACGAAGACCTGAAGATGTGTGGCCCGATCAAAATCAAATTGATTTGGACTTGAATGAACTCTATGCCTTAAAGGTGCAACGCGACCGCGAAGGCTTTGACTTGGCAGGTCAATACCCCAGGGGCGCACCAAAATTTGTGGGCAAGCATGGCATCAGCATTGTGGGCCGACCCGATTTGGCTCAAGTACGATTGATAATGATTGGTATCCGCAATCCTCGAAGCGATGACACTAAACCCTACACGGTTTGCATGTGGGCCAATGAATTGCGCCTAACCGAGTTTGACCAAACCGCAGGGTGGGCTGGTAACATTGTGGTAAATGCAAAGCTGGCAGATTTAGGGAATATTACCGGCTCCTATCGGTACATTGGCTTTGGCTACGGGGGCGTGCAATCCAAAATTGCCGAGCGTGCCCGAGGTGAGACCAACATCTTTGATATCTCGGGAAGCATCAACGTAGATAAATTGCTTCCGCCCAAAGCGGGTTTGAAGATCCCGATGTTCTTCAGCTACGAAAGCAATGTCATCAGTCCCAACTTTGATCCGGCCAACCCTGATGTTCGCCTTGCCGCGGCTCTCAAATCATTTAACACAGAGCGAGAGCGAGATGACTATACACGGCTGATTCAAGACCGCACCTTCAGAAGAAGTTTAAATTTCACCAACGTGCGTAAGGTAAAAGTGAACAAAGATGCCAAACAGCACATTTATGATTTTGAAAATTTTGCCTTTAGTTATGCCTACAGCGAGCAAACGCAAACCAATTTTAGTTTGCTCACCAATATTCGCAGCAATGTAAAAGGCGCAGTAGCATGGCAATACAGCCCTAAGTTTAAAGGGTTTGAGCCACTTAAGGAACTAAAGCTTCCCAAGAGTTTGCAGTTCATCAAAGACTTCAACTTCAATCCCATGCCAACGCAGCTATCCGTTCGTTGGGAATTAGATCGCTCGTACAATGAAATGACCTATCGAAATTCGATTCGCGACCCAAACCAACCACTCAATCAACCCAACTACCAAAAGTTTTTTGTGTTCAATCGATTTTACAATGCACGGTGGAGCCTTACCAAATCGCTTTCGCTGGATTACAATGCCACCGTTAACGCGATCATAGACGAACCCAACGGTGCGATTGACACCCCGGAGAAGCGCGACTCGATTGTCAACAACTTGAAGAGACTTGGGCGCATCAAAAACTTTGATCAAAATATTACTGCCAACTATACCCTACCATTCGAAAAAATCTCAGCCACTAATTTTCTTGGTGGCGAATACCGCTACAATACAGGGTATAATTTTAGAGCAGGGCCGTTAGAAAAAATTGATAGTTTGAAATTGGGCAACATCATTCAAAATACACGCGTACAAAATTTTACGGGCAAAATTGATATGGTGAAACTGTACAACAAAATTGGTTTCTTAAAAAATATTAATACTCCGCCTCGACCTACCGCTCCGCCAGATAAAAACAAACCCGCTAAGCCCGACACGGTTCGTAGGCCTCCTGACTTGAAAGGCTTAAAATTCATTTCGCGGTTGTTAATGTCCGTGCGAAGTATTAATGGAACGTATCAATTAAATGAAGGGTCTATTCTTCCAGGTTTTACGCAAACACCAAAACTATTGGGCATGGATCAAAATTGGAACTCGCCCGGGTGGGGATTTATTTTAGGCGAGCAGGATCCTAACTTTGCGGCCAAAGCAGCGAGAAACGGTTGGCTAACTCAAAATTCGAAGTTAACAAACCTCTTTAGCCAAAATCAAAATGAAGAAATCACCTTGCGCGCAAACTTAGAACCATTCAATGATTTGAAAATTCAACTGGATGCGCGCAGAACTTCTAATTCAAGCTTTCAAGAGATTTATAGGTTCAGTACAGATAGTGGACGCTACATTGGGCTAAGCCCTAGCCGCTCGGGTAGCTATCGCATCTCCTTTTTAAGTATCAACACGGCCTTTGCAAACAACTCAAGTCTAGTGTCAGATGTTTTTGAACAGTTTAAATCGAACTTAACAAAAATGGCAGATCGTTTTAAATTGGTAACCGGTGGCAAAGAGTATGATTCACGATCGCAAGATGTGCTGATACCTGCTTTCATAGCCGCCTACTCGGGCACCTCAGTGGATGGCACCAGCTTGTCTCCATTCCCCCGCATACCATTGCCCAATTGGAGAATCGATTACACAGGCCTCGCACGCCTTGGTGGGCTGAAAGATCTATTTCAATCGGTGACCATCAATCATGCCTACACGTCTAGTTACTCCGTAGTAAATTATACCAATTCAATGCGGTATAGTCAGGGAAATCCCCAAACCGATGTAAATGTAAATTTGAGTTCGAGCATTACCGATTATAATACAGGTGACAATTTTGCAGGACAAACAAGTAGCGGTAATCTTTATATTCCGGTGTATGTCATAAACCAAGTGATGATCAGCGAAACATTTGCCCCACTCATCGGCATTAACGCACGCACCAAAAGCAAAATCAGTTTGCGTTTTGAGTACAAAACCAAGCGCGACATTTCGTTAAGCGTTTCCAATGCTCAAGTGACGGAGCAGTTGGGAAAAGATTGGTCGTTTGAAATGGGCTTTACCAAAAACAATATGAAACTGCCCTTCAAAGATCAAGGCCGAATCATTACACTAAAAAATGATGTCACATTTTTGTTGAACATTTCACTGAGCAATACCCAAACCATTCAACGCAGACTAGATGATGTGGCCACGGTTACCAATGGAAATATAAATTTTCAATTGAGACCTAATATTCGCTATCAAATAAATAAACAGCTCTCCTTACAAGCCTATGCGGAACACAGTACTAACGAACCACTCGTGACCAGTTCCTTTCCGCGCAGCAATACCCGCGTAGGCTTTAAGTTGGTGTTCAACCTATAA